Proteins found in one Arthrobacter pascens genomic segment:
- the map gene encoding type I methionyl aminopeptidase encodes MAFGQPRIEYKTNAQLRTMHEAGLVLSRALDAAVAAAVPGVTTKHLDDVFAAVLNEAGAKSNFLGYHGFPATICTSVNEEVVHGIPSGRVLNDGDIISIDGGAIVDGWHSDSARTVIVGVADPEDQRLSDVTQAAMWRGIAATATGSHVGDIGAAIDDYVSSVPGKPLGILEDYVGHGIGSEMHMPPDVLNYRTSHRGPKLRPGLCLAIEPMLVRGSIETAVLDDDWTVVTTDGQRSCQWEHSVAVHEKGIWVLSAPDGGAAHLVPLGVVPVPIP; translated from the coding sequence ATGGCTTTCGGCCAGCCCCGTATCGAATACAAAACAAATGCCCAGCTGCGCACCATGCACGAGGCAGGCCTTGTCCTGAGCCGTGCGTTGGACGCTGCAGTGGCCGCGGCCGTTCCGGGTGTCACCACCAAGCACCTGGATGACGTGTTTGCCGCAGTGCTCAACGAGGCAGGCGCCAAGTCGAACTTCCTGGGCTACCACGGCTTCCCGGCCACCATCTGCACCTCCGTCAACGAGGAGGTTGTCCACGGCATCCCCAGCGGCCGTGTCCTCAACGACGGCGACATCATCTCGATCGACGGCGGCGCGATTGTGGACGGCTGGCACTCCGACTCGGCCCGCACCGTGATCGTGGGCGTGGCCGATCCCGAAGACCAACGACTGTCCGACGTTACGCAGGCGGCGATGTGGCGCGGCATTGCGGCGACGGCCACCGGAAGCCACGTGGGCGATATCGGCGCGGCCATCGATGACTACGTGTCCTCGGTGCCGGGCAAGCCGCTTGGCATCCTGGAAGACTATGTCGGCCACGGTATCGGCTCGGAGATGCACATGCCGCCGGACGTGCTCAACTACCGCACCAGTCACCGCGGGCCCAAGCTGCGGCCCGGCCTGTGCCTTGCGATTGAGCCCATGCTGGTCCGCGGCAGCATCGAGACCGCCGTCCTGGACGATGACTGGACCGTGGTGACCACGGACGGACAGCGCTCGTGCCAGTGGGAGCATTCGGTGGCGGTGCACGAGAAGGGCATCTGGGTGCTGTCCGCCCCCGACGGCGGAGCCGCGCACCTGGTGCCGCTCGGCGTCGTCCCCGTTCCCATCCCCTAG
- the rplF gene encoding 50S ribosomal protein L6 codes for MSRIGRLPITVPAGVEVKVDGSVVSVKGAKGELNHTVASPIEVSLEAETLTVARPNDERASRSLHGLTRTLISNMIEGVTKGYEKKLEIVGTGYRVQAKGSDLEFALGYSHPVSVSAPDGITFAVETPTKLSVSGINKQQVGEVAANIRKLRKPDPYKGKGIRYAGEVIRRKVGKAGK; via the coding sequence ATGTCACGTATTGGACGTCTCCCCATCACCGTTCCGGCCGGCGTTGAGGTCAAGGTTGACGGCTCTGTCGTCAGCGTCAAGGGTGCCAAAGGCGAGCTGAACCACACTGTGGCCAGCCCGATCGAGGTTTCCCTGGAAGCAGAGACCCTGACTGTCGCCCGCCCGAACGACGAGCGCGCCTCCCGTTCACTCCACGGCCTGACCCGCACTCTGATCTCCAACATGATCGAGGGCGTTACCAAGGGCTACGAGAAGAAGCTTGAAATCGTTGGTACTGGTTACCGCGTTCAGGCCAAGGGATCTGACCTTGAGTTCGCTCTCGGCTACAGCCACCCGGTAAGCGTCTCCGCACCGGACGGCATCACCTTTGCAGTTGAGACCCCGACCAAGCTCTCTGTTTCAGGTATCAACAAGCAGCAGGTCGGCGAGGTTGCTGCCAACATTCGCAAGCTGCGGAAGCCGGACCCCTATAAGGGCAAGGGCATCCGTTACGCCGGCGAAGTCATCCGCCGCAAGGTCGGAAAGGCTGGTAAGTAA
- a CDS encoding P1 family peptidase, with the protein MTSKITDVPGILVGHAQKSGGGWLSGVTVVLPPPGTVGSVDVRGGGPGTHETDALDPTTLTSAVDAVVLTGGSAYGLVTAHGAQQWCEENGRGFAISGGVVPIVPAAAIFDLGRGGDFAARPDAGMGYAAAAAAAAEKEGHDVGRGNVGAGTGALIGRRQFKGGVGTASVTLDNGVVVGALAVVNALGLPFVVNDVGGDTGTEQTGLGPGSVRLSEERASTPRVAAPAAPEPQALNTTLVVVATNAVLDVAECKRTASAAHAGIARALNPSHTLADGDTVFCLATGGIKLDRSTEAARQMGLITLQSAAADVVRLAILDGVSNAEAITTPAGEYGAYGDTLR; encoded by the coding sequence ATGACTTCCAAGATTACTGACGTGCCGGGAATCCTGGTCGGCCATGCGCAAAAGTCCGGCGGCGGTTGGCTGAGCGGTGTGACCGTGGTCCTGCCGCCGCCGGGAACGGTTGGCTCCGTGGACGTCCGTGGCGGTGGTCCGGGAACGCATGAGACCGACGCTTTGGATCCCACCACGCTGACGTCAGCCGTTGATGCGGTGGTCCTGACAGGCGGCAGCGCTTACGGCCTGGTCACAGCACACGGCGCCCAGCAATGGTGCGAGGAGAACGGCCGGGGCTTCGCGATCTCCGGTGGCGTTGTGCCCATCGTCCCCGCCGCCGCCATCTTTGACCTTGGCCGCGGCGGCGACTTCGCCGCCCGTCCCGACGCCGGCATGGGCTACGCGGCAGCCGCTGCCGCCGCTGCCGAGAAGGAAGGGCACGACGTCGGACGCGGCAACGTAGGAGCCGGCACCGGGGCGCTCATTGGACGCCGCCAGTTCAAAGGGGGAGTGGGTACCGCCTCGGTCACGCTGGATAACGGCGTGGTTGTCGGGGCGCTGGCCGTGGTGAATGCGCTGGGTCTGCCTTTCGTCGTGAATGATGTGGGTGGTGACACTGGGACCGAGCAGACGGGGTTGGGACCCGGCAGCGTGCGTCTAAGCGAGGAACGAGCGAGCACGCCGAGGGTTGCAGCCCCGGCAGCGCCGGAGCCACAAGCTCTCAATACGACGCTGGTAGTAGTTGCGACGAATGCCGTCCTCGATGTGGCCGAGTGTAAGCGGACGGCGTCTGCTGCGCATGCCGGGATTGCCAGGGCTTTGAACCCGTCCCATACCCTGGCGGACGGGGATACCGTTTTCTGCCTGGCTACAGGCGGGATCAAGCTGGACCGCAGTACCGAAGCTGCCCGGCAGATGGGTCTTATTACTTTGCAGAGTGCGGCAGCCGACGTCGTGCGCCTGGCCATCCTCGACGGTGTCTCCAATGCGGAGGCGATCACAACTCCGGCGGGCGAATATGGTGCATACGGGGACACATTGCGCTAA
- a CDS encoding adenylate kinase, translated as MLIIGPPGSGKGTQAERISERLGVVAISTGDIFRANVKGETPLGIEAKKYMDNGDFVPDSVTNKMVRDRLSEADVEDGFLLDGYPRTTAQVDYLDQILADGEQKLDVVLQLTADDEELVTRLLGRAKETGRSDDNEAVIRHRLDLYHEQTEAVVAKYAERGILTQVDGIGGIDEVTNRVMQAIKAAQAA; from the coding sequence ATGTTGATTATTGGACCTCCGGGTTCGGGAAAAGGAACGCAGGCGGAACGCATTTCGGAGCGCCTCGGCGTTGTTGCGATCTCCACTGGTGACATTTTCCGCGCCAATGTGAAGGGCGAGACGCCGCTTGGCATCGAAGCCAAGAAGTACATGGACAACGGAGATTTCGTTCCGGACAGCGTGACCAACAAAATGGTGCGGGACCGGCTCAGCGAGGCCGACGTCGAGGACGGCTTCCTGCTGGACGGCTACCCGCGCACCACTGCGCAGGTTGACTACCTGGACCAGATTCTGGCGGACGGTGAGCAGAAGCTCGACGTCGTCCTGCAGCTGACGGCCGACGACGAGGAGCTGGTGACCCGTCTCCTCGGCCGTGCCAAGGAAACGGGCCGGAGCGACGACAACGAAGCCGTCATCCGCCACCGGCTGGACCTCTACCACGAGCAGACCGAGGCCGTCGTGGCCAAGTACGCCGAGCGCGGCATCCTGACCCAGGTGGACGGCATCGGCGGCATCGACGAGGTCACCAACCGCGTGATGCAGGCCATTAAGGCAGCACAGGCAGCCTGA
- the rpsH gene encoding 30S ribosomal protein S8, which translates to MTMTDPVADMLTRLRNANSAYHDSVTMPYSKLKARVADILKAEGYIASWKEEDAEVGKKLTLELKFGPNRERSIAGVRRISKPGLRVYAKSTNLPHVLGGLGVAILSTSSGLLTDKQAGKKGVGGEVLAYVW; encoded by the coding sequence ATGACAATGACAGATCCTGTCGCAGACATGCTTACGCGTCTGCGCAATGCAAACTCGGCATACCACGATTCCGTGACCATGCCGTACAGCAAGCTCAAGGCACGCGTTGCCGACATCCTGAAGGCCGAAGGTTACATCGCCTCCTGGAAAGAAGAAGACGCTGAGGTTGGCAAGAAGCTGACCCTTGAGCTTAAGTTCGGTCCGAACCGCGAGCGTTCCATCGCTGGTGTTCGTCGTATTTCCAAGCCGGGACTGCGCGTTTACGCGAAGTCCACCAACCTGCCGCACGTGCTCGGTGGCCTGGGTGTCGCAATCCTGTCCACCTCTTCCGGCCTGTTGACTGACAAGCAAGCCGGCAAGAAGGGCGTGGGCGGCGAAGTCCTCGCCTACGTCTGGTAA
- the infA gene encoding translation initiation factor IF-1 — MAKKDGVIEIEGVVTEALPNAMFRVELTNKHIVLAHISGKMRQHYIRILPEDRVVVELSPYDLTRGRIVYRYK; from the coding sequence ATGGCCAAGAAGGACGGGGTCATTGAGATCGAGGGCGTTGTGACTGAGGCGCTGCCTAACGCGATGTTTCGCGTTGAGCTCACCAACAAGCACATCGTTCTGGCACACATCTCAGGCAAGATGCGCCAGCACTACATCAGGATTCTCCCTGAGGACCGGGTAGTGGTGGAACTGAGCCCTTATGACCTCACTCGGGGTCGTATCGTCTACCGCTACAAGTAA
- the rpsE gene encoding 30S ribosomal protein S5, which translates to MTEANKEKDTVSADQKATEAVAAPATETTAPAAADDRRGGARRGERGDKGQGRGDRGGRGGRDGGREAEKSQFIERVVTINRVSKVVKGGRRFSFTALVVVGDGNGMVGVGYGKAKEVPAAIAKGVEEAKKSFFRVPRIGNTIPHRVQGEAAAGVVMLRPASAGTGVIAGGPVRAILECVGIHDILSKSLGSSNAINIVHATVAALKQLEEPAAVAARRGLPLDEVAPPAMVKALLNQKAGV; encoded by the coding sequence GTGACGGAAGCAAACAAGGAAAAGGACACTGTGTCTGCAGATCAGAAGGCGACTGAAGCCGTAGCTGCTCCGGCCACTGAGACCACTGCCCCCGCTGCTGCCGATGACCGCCGTGGTGGCGCTCGTCGTGGCGAGCGTGGCGACAAGGGCCAGGGCCGCGGAGACCGTGGTGGCCGTGGCGGCCGCGATGGTGGCCGCGAAGCTGAGAAGAGCCAGTTCATTGAGCGCGTTGTCACCATCAACCGTGTTTCCAAGGTGGTCAAGGGTGGTCGTCGCTTCAGCTTCACCGCCCTGGTCGTCGTTGGTGACGGCAACGGTATGGTCGGCGTTGGCTACGGCAAGGCTAAGGAAGTTCCTGCCGCAATCGCGAAGGGCGTTGAGGAAGCTAAGAAGTCCTTCTTCCGCGTTCCCCGCATTGGCAACACCATCCCGCACCGCGTTCAGGGTGAGGCTGCTGCCGGCGTCGTAATGCTGCGTCCGGCTTCCGCCGGTACCGGTGTTATTGCCGGTGGTCCGGTCCGCGCCATCTTGGAGTGCGTGGGCATCCACGACATCCTCTCCAAGTCGCTGGGCTCCTCCAACGCCATCAACATCGTCCACGCGACGGTTGCGGCGCTGAAGCAGCTCGAAGAGCCGGCAGCAGTGGCAGCACGCCGCGGCCTGCCGCTGGACGAGGTTGCTCCGCCGGCAATGGTAAAGGCTCTCCTGAACCAGAAGGCGGGTGTCTAA
- the secY gene encoding preprotein translocase subunit SecY: MLSAFGRAFRTPDLRRKLLFTLAIITIFRLGAFIPSPGVNYQNVQQCLQNGQTAGGLYQLVNLFSGGALLQVSIFALGIMPYITASIIVQLLRVVIPRFQQLYEEGASGQSKLTQYTRYLTIALGLLNATTLVSLARSGQLLPGCNLPIIPDNTVITTILLIITLTAGTGLIMWMGELVTEKGVGNGMSLLIFTSIAATFPTSLGAIWSSQGPGTFFMVLAIGLVTVALVVFVEQSQRRVPVQYAKRMIGRRTVGGTSTYIPIKVNMAGVIPVIFASSMLYLPGLISQFNQPKPGEQLQPWVEWINNNLTRGDHPIYMALYFAMIVFFTYFYVAITFNPEEVSDNMKKYGGFIPGIRAGKPTADYLQYVLSRITLPGALYLGFVALIPLVALVLINANQNFPFGGTSILIMVGVGLETVKQIDAQLQQRHYEGLLR; encoded by the coding sequence TTGCTTAGCGCATTTGGCCGGGCCTTTCGCACGCCTGATCTGCGACGCAAGTTGTTGTTCACGCTGGCAATCATCACAATCTTCCGCTTGGGTGCCTTCATTCCCTCGCCTGGTGTGAACTACCAGAATGTCCAGCAATGCTTGCAGAACGGTCAGACCGCAGGCGGGCTTTACCAGCTCGTCAACCTGTTCAGTGGCGGTGCATTGCTCCAGGTGTCCATCTTCGCCCTGGGCATCATGCCGTACATCACGGCCAGCATCATTGTGCAGCTGCTCCGGGTGGTTATTCCCCGGTTCCAGCAGCTCTACGAGGAGGGTGCGTCCGGGCAGTCCAAGCTGACCCAGTACACCCGGTACCTCACCATCGCGCTGGGCCTGCTGAACGCCACGACGTTGGTGTCGCTGGCACGTTCAGGACAGCTGCTCCCGGGCTGCAACCTTCCAATCATTCCGGATAACACTGTTATCACCACGATCCTGCTTATCATCACACTGACGGCTGGTACCGGCCTGATCATGTGGATGGGCGAGCTCGTCACCGAAAAGGGTGTGGGCAACGGGATGTCGCTGCTCATCTTCACCTCGATCGCTGCAACGTTCCCCACCTCCCTTGGAGCCATCTGGTCCTCCCAGGGCCCCGGGACCTTCTTTATGGTGCTGGCCATCGGCCTGGTGACCGTTGCCCTGGTGGTCTTTGTGGAGCAGTCGCAGCGCCGGGTCCCGGTGCAGTACGCCAAGCGGATGATCGGCCGCCGCACTGTGGGCGGCACCAGCACCTACATCCCCATCAAGGTGAACATGGCAGGCGTGATCCCCGTGATCTTCGCTTCGTCCATGCTTTATCTGCCGGGCCTGATCTCACAGTTCAACCAGCCCAAACCCGGCGAGCAGCTGCAGCCTTGGGTGGAGTGGATCAACAACAACCTGACCCGCGGTGACCACCCGATCTACATGGCGCTCTACTTCGCCATGATTGTATTTTTCACCTACTTCTATGTCGCGATCACCTTCAACCCTGAAGAGGTCTCGGACAACATGAAGAAGTACGGCGGCTTCATCCCAGGTATCCGTGCCGGCAAGCCGACGGCGGACTACCTCCAGTACGTGCTCTCCCGGATCACCCTGCCCGGCGCCCTCTACCTGGGCTTTGTGGCGCTGATTCCGCTGGTGGCACTGGTACTGATTAACGCGAACCAGAACTTCCCGTTCGGTGGCACCTCGATCCTGATCATGGTGGGCGTTGGGCTTGAGACCGTCAAACAAATAGACGCGCAACTACAGCAACGTCACTACGAAGGGCTTTTGCGATGA
- the rplO gene encoding 50S ribosomal protein L15 has protein sequence MAEKKTAEKAQSAAEKQNALKVHHLRPAPGAKTAKTRVGRGEGSKGKTAGRGTKGTKARYQIKAGFAGGQLPLHMRLPKLRGFKNPFRVEFQVVNLDKLNELFPEGGAVTVENLVEKGAVRKNQPVKVLGTGDITVKVDVTAHAFSASAAEKIAAAGGSTTAL, from the coding sequence ATGGCAGAGAAGAAGACCGCCGAAAAGGCACAGAGCGCCGCTGAGAAGCAGAACGCCCTGAAGGTTCACCACCTGCGTCCTGCCCCGGGTGCCAAGACCGCCAAGACCCGTGTGGGTCGTGGTGAAGGTTCCAAGGGTAAGACCGCCGGTCGCGGTACCAAGGGTACGAAGGCCCGCTACCAGATCAAGGCTGGCTTTGCCGGCGGCCAGCTGCCGCTGCACATGCGCCTCCCGAAGCTGCGCGGCTTCAAGAACCCGTTCCGGGTTGAGTTCCAGGTTGTAAACCTGGACAAGCTCAACGAGCTGTTCCCGGAAGGTGGCGCAGTCACCGTGGAGAACCTGGTCGAAAAGGGTGCCGTTCGCAAGAACCAGCCCGTCAAGGTGCTTGGCACCGGCGACATCACCGTCAAGGTTGACGTCACCGCCCACGCATTCTCGGCCAGCGCCGCTGAAAAGATTGCTGCAGCAGGCGGAAGCACCACCGCTCTCTAG
- the rpsM gene encoding 30S ribosomal protein S13, producing the protein MARLAGVDIPREKRLEIALTYIYGVGKTRAHETLAATGISADVRVKDLTDTQLVELRDYIEGNYKVEGDLRREVAADIRRKVEIGSYEGLRHRKGLPVRGQRTKTNARTRKGPKRTVAGKKKAR; encoded by the coding sequence ATGGCTCGTCTCGCTGGCGTAGACATTCCCCGCGAAAAGCGGCTGGAAATTGCGCTTACTTACATCTACGGCGTGGGTAAGACCCGTGCACACGAAACCCTGGCTGCCACTGGCATCAGCGCTGACGTTCGCGTCAAGGACCTGACTGATACCCAGCTGGTTGAGCTGCGTGACTACATTGAAGGCAACTACAAGGTTGAGGGTGACCTTCGCCGCGAAGTAGCAGCAGATATCCGCCGCAAGGTTGAAATCGGCAGCTACGAAGGCCTGCGCCACCGCAAGGGCCTGCCCGTACGCGGACAGCGTACGAAGACCAACGCACGTACCCGCAAGGGCCCGAAGCGTACCGTCGCCGGCAAGAAGAAGGCACGTTAA
- the rpmJ gene encoding 50S ribosomal protein L36 yields the protein MKVKPSVKQICEKCKVIRRNGRVMVICENPRHKQRQG from the coding sequence ATGAAGGTCAAGCCGAGCGTCAAGCAGATCTGCGAAAAGTGCAAAGTGATCCGCCGTAATGGCCGGGTCATGGTGATCTGCGAGAACCCGCGCCACAAGCAGCGCCAGGGCTAA
- the rplR gene encoding 50S ribosomal protein L18: MAISINKKRTNKSKSASRSRRQLRIRKRISGTAVRPRLVVNRSARHVFVQVVDDTKGLTVASASTLEADLRAFDGDKTAKAKRVGELVAERAKAAGVEAVVFDRGGNKYHGRIAAVADGAREGGLSL; the protein is encoded by the coding sequence ATGGCCATCTCAATTAATAAGAAGCGTACGAACAAGAGCAAATCTGCTTCGCGCAGCCGCCGCCAGCTTCGTATCCGCAAGCGCATCTCCGGTACGGCTGTACGTCCTCGTCTGGTCGTCAACCGTTCCGCACGCCACGTATTCGTCCAGGTTGTCGATGACACCAAGGGCCTGACCGTAGCGAGCGCGTCCACACTGGAAGCCGATCTTCGTGCATTCGACGGTGACAAGACTGCCAAGGCCAAGCGCGTTGGCGAGCTGGTTGCCGAGCGTGCGAAGGCTGCCGGTGTCGAAGCCGTTGTCTTTGACCGCGGTGGTAACAAGTACCACGGCCGGATCGCCGCCGTCGCTGACGGTGCACGTGAAGGTGGGCTGTCACTGTGA
- the rplE gene encoding 50S ribosomal protein L5 yields the protein MTETLETPATKIVPRLKTKYADSIKSTLIEEFKYENVNQVPRLVKVVVNMGVGDAAKDSKLIDGAVRDLTLITGQKPQVTKARKSIAQFKLREGMPIGAHATLRGDRMWEFLDRLVTLALPRIRDFRGLSGKQFDGNGNYTFGLTEQVMFHEIDQDSIDRTRGMDITVVTTAKTDDEGRALLKALGFPFKAED from the coding sequence ATGACTGAGACTCTCGAGACTCCGGCAACGAAGATCGTTCCTCGTCTGAAGACCAAGTACGCCGATTCCATCAAGAGCACGCTCATTGAGGAATTCAAGTACGAGAACGTCAACCAGGTTCCCCGCCTGGTGAAGGTCGTTGTGAACATGGGTGTTGGAGATGCCGCCAAGGACTCCAAGCTGATCGACGGCGCTGTCCGCGATCTGACCCTGATCACCGGCCAGAAGCCGCAGGTAACCAAGGCCCGCAAGTCGATCGCACAGTTCAAGCTGCGCGAAGGCATGCCCATCGGCGCCCACGCAACCTTGCGTGGGGACCGCATGTGGGAATTCCTGGACCGCCTGGTCACGCTGGCTCTGCCCCGTATCCGCGACTTCCGCGGCCTCAGCGGCAAGCAGTTCGACGGCAACGGCAACTACACCTTCGGTCTGACCGAGCAGGTTATGTTCCACGAAATCGACCAGGATTCCATCGACCGCACTCGCGGCATGGACATCACGGTTGTCACCACTGCCAAGACCGATGACGAAGGCCGTGCGCTGCTGAAGGCGCTTGGTTTCCCGTTCAAGGCCGAAGACTAA
- the rpmD gene encoding 50S ribosomal protein L30, translating to MAKNLIPSDTQLEITQIKSAIGGKQNQRDTLRSLGLKRIGHTVVRTADAVTVGMLNTVPHLVKVEEAK from the coding sequence ATGGCTAAGAACCTGATTCCCTCCGACACTCAGTTGGAGATCACTCAGATCAAGTCCGCCATTGGCGGCAAGCAGAACCAGCGCGACACCCTTCGGTCCCTCGGCCTGAAGCGGATCGGACACACCGTTGTCCGCACCGCCGACGCCGTGACCGTTGGAATGCTCAACACGGTTCCGCACCTGGTAAAGGTAGAGGAGGCGAAGTAA